The following are encoded in a window of Miltoncostaea marina genomic DNA:
- a CDS encoding AAA family ATPase: MFRLLENTDLGASAIGYHSTNLSQHEYKRVAELDFVITTRTHLLVLEVKGGAISCRDGIWVFTDRYGEEHRRSEGPFEQARSGMFSLEGRLNDELGTDVRRAMVVGFGVVFPDWEFDERSVGWDDELVMDADDLSGVRSLEGPLQRLMAYWTAKSPGRSGVSKQRYVDVGRLLRPDFDKVPSLRARTDALDLAMEELTEEQFRALDYVEDWDRLAFVGGAGTGKTFLAAEAARRHAAKGARVLYLCPRDRLAAFLRPRLIPSGVDVMTVDSVGDDPYDVLIVDEAQDLMNLPELERLDELIEGGLERGVWRAFLDPNRQHSVVGVFDADAFAMLKSFGAHEVRLDRNCRNTPQIVEQVRVYTGGDLGTAIAGEGPKVDFVDVGESPAEEALETRLRELIDENVSPGEITILSPGTPAESCVSRAERWRRGRIRVIDEAVCSAWPGDALTWASIEDFKGLENRFVILTDLHLLSEGERGVNQLYIGMSRPRVGLSLLLDAASRSRLAEMAGAVLGGTSS, from the coding sequence GTGTTCAGGCTGCTCGAGAACACGGATCTCGGGGCTTCCGCGATCGGCTACCACTCGACCAACCTCTCCCAGCACGAGTACAAGCGGGTCGCCGAGCTCGACTTCGTCATAACCACCCGCACCCATTTGCTCGTGCTGGAGGTCAAAGGTGGTGCGATCAGCTGCCGGGACGGGATCTGGGTCTTCACTGACCGATACGGCGAGGAGCACCGTAGGAGCGAGGGGCCGTTCGAACAGGCTCGTTCTGGGATGTTCTCCCTCGAGGGACGTCTGAACGACGAGCTCGGCACCGACGTCCGTCGCGCGATGGTCGTCGGATTCGGGGTCGTCTTCCCGGACTGGGAGTTCGACGAGCGGTCGGTCGGCTGGGACGACGAACTCGTCATGGACGCCGACGACCTCAGTGGCGTCCGCTCGCTCGAAGGGCCCCTCCAGCGACTGATGGCCTACTGGACCGCCAAGTCCCCGGGGCGCTCGGGGGTCTCGAAGCAACGGTACGTCGACGTCGGCCGCCTCCTCCGACCGGACTTCGACAAGGTGCCCTCACTCCGCGCCCGCACCGATGCGCTCGACCTCGCCATGGAGGAGCTCACGGAGGAACAGTTCCGGGCGCTCGACTACGTCGAGGACTGGGACCGCCTGGCATTCGTCGGCGGTGCCGGCACCGGAAAGACGTTCCTCGCGGCCGAGGCTGCGCGGCGACATGCGGCGAAGGGCGCAAGGGTCCTCTACCTCTGCCCACGCGACCGCCTCGCGGCTTTCCTCCGGCCGCGTCTCATCCCATCAGGGGTGGACGTCATGACGGTCGATTCGGTCGGCGACGACCCGTACGACGTGCTCATCGTCGACGAGGCTCAGGACCTCATGAACCTCCCGGAACTCGAGCGACTCGACGAGCTGATCGAGGGTGGGCTGGAGCGCGGCGTGTGGCGGGCCTTCCTGGACCCCAACCGACAGCACTCCGTCGTTGGTGTCTTCGACGCAGACGCCTTCGCGATGTTGAAGTCCTTCGGCGCCCATGAAGTACGCCTGGATCGGAACTGCCGGAACACCCCGCAGATCGTCGAGCAGGTGCGGGTGTACACGGGCGGCGACCTCGGGACCGCCATCGCCGGGGAGGGGCCGAAGGTCGACTTCGTCGACGTGGGCGAATCGCCGGCGGAAGAGGCTTTGGAGACCCGCCTGCGCGAGCTGATCGACGAGAACGTCTCCCCGGGTGAGATCACCATCCTCTCGCCTGGGACCCCCGCCGAGTCGTGCGTGAGCCGCGCGGAGCGGTGGCGTCGCGGTCGCATCCGAGTCATCGACGAGGCGGTGTGTTCCGCGTGGCCGGGTGACGCCCTGACATGGGCCTCGATCGAAGACTTCAAGGGTCTGGAGAACCGTTTCGTCATCCTGACGGACCTCCACCTCCTCTCCGAGGGCGAGAGGGGCGTGAACCAGTTGTACATCGGCATGAGCCGGCCCCGAGTCGGGCTCTCGCTGCTCTTGGACGCCGCCTCGAGGAGTCGGCTCGCCGAGATGGCCGGAGCGGTCCTCGGAGGCACCAGTTCATGA
- a CDS encoding very short patch repair endonuclease, giving the protein MQANRGRDTAPELRLRSAVHALGLRYRVDTRPLASLRRTADLVFRGPRIAVFVDGCFWHGCPEHYSAPATNESFWAEKVAANVARDRDTDRALREAGWTVLRFWEHDDPGKAAAAVQAAVARAAPSGVVSRRSERPGDPSR; this is encoded by the coding sequence ATGCAAGCGAACCGGGGCCGGGATACGGCTCCTGAGCTCCGGCTGCGCTCGGCGGTCCATGCTCTCGGCCTGCGATACCGCGTGGATACGCGGCCTCTGGCGAGCCTGAGGCGCACGGCCGACCTGGTTTTCCGCGGGCCACGGATCGCGGTCTTCGTCGACGGGTGCTTCTGGCACGGCTGCCCTGAGCACTACTCGGCGCCCGCGACGAACGAGTCGTTCTGGGCCGAGAAGGTCGCCGCCAATGTCGCGAGGGACCGGGACACGGACCGAGCCTTGCGGGAAGCGGGATGGACGGTCCTCCGCTTCTGGGAGCACGACGACCCAGGGAAGGCGGCCGCCGCCGTCCAGGCCGCCGTTGCGAGGGCGGCGCCGTCCGGCGTCGTGAGCCGACGATCGGAGCGGCCCGGGGATCCCTCCCGGTGA
- a CDS encoding NgoMIV family type II restriction endonuclease, which produces MSPAAGFLGELIGLRGQTGNPNVADKDSAASMAIARHMLEALGLSENRVAVEGQTGGSLMERLVADDLRGRLAELAPERRWLVDRPGLKLSRFAQYGHLATLQRLIEQDETGVLGMAIGREYEVAPDVTVGLVLGGGAEGAGAATESLPLLHATVSCKLTIRSDRVQNIRQESAVLTRQRRGRLPHVVAVTAEPLPSRIASIARGTGDVDAVYHPAFDELREAVQASGTAAQQEILDELVGQGRLLDYDGLARTLAVS; this is translated from the coding sequence ATGAGTCCGGCCGCGGGTTTCCTCGGCGAGCTCATCGGCCTCCGGGGCCAGACCGGCAACCCCAACGTCGCGGACAAGGACAGCGCCGCGAGCATGGCCATCGCGCGGCACATGCTGGAAGCCCTTGGGTTGAGCGAGAACCGGGTCGCGGTCGAGGGCCAGACCGGAGGCTCCCTGATGGAGCGCCTCGTAGCCGACGACCTCCGAGGGAGGCTCGCCGAGCTGGCTCCCGAGCGCCGGTGGCTCGTGGACCGACCCGGCCTGAAGCTGTCGCGCTTCGCGCAGTACGGACACCTCGCCACGCTGCAGCGGTTGATCGAGCAAGACGAGACGGGCGTGCTCGGAATGGCAATCGGCCGGGAGTACGAGGTGGCTCCGGACGTCACCGTCGGGTTGGTCCTCGGCGGCGGTGCCGAGGGCGCCGGCGCAGCGACCGAGAGCCTGCCACTGCTGCACGCCACGGTCTCCTGCAAATTGACCATCCGTTCCGACCGGGTGCAGAACATCCGGCAGGAAAGCGCCGTCCTCACCCGACAGCGTCGAGGGCGTCTTCCGCACGTCGTCGCTGTGACGGCTGAACCGCTGCCGAGTCGGATCGCCTCGATCGCACGGGGTACCGGCGACGTCGATGCCGTGTACCACCCCGCCTTCGACGAGCTGAGGGAGGCGGTGCAGGCCTCGGGGACAGCCGCCCAGCAGGAGATTCTCGACGAGTTGGTCGGACAGGGCCGCCTACTCGACTACGACGGGTTGGCCCGGACGCTCGCCGTCAGTTGA
- a CDS encoding DNA cytosine methyltransferase — protein MSVSSIPTLDLFAGAGGLSLGFEQADQAFLPVLAVEHDESAAETYATNFGCEVYAGPIEDLTEFPEARVIVGGPPCQGFSPLGRDRDAVSRARLNALWEHYLRAVRDVEPEAFVVENVPEFLKSAEFQVLLRTLEEDPAFAAYHPPAFGVLNAADYGVPQLRRRGVMIVSRVRDPRPLWPPAPTHNPATYATVREAIGDLPLTPTNEDLHWGRNPKPFSIERYRAVPEGGNRFDLARNRPDLLPDCWRRKKSGTTDVFGRLWWDRPAFTIRTEFFKPEKGRYLHPQADRPITHREAARLQTFPDSFAFVGSKISVARQIGNAVPPLLARRIAEVVAQVVSSDIEASLAA, from the coding sequence GTGTCGGTCTCGAGCATCCCCACGCTTGATCTGTTCGCCGGCGCGGGGGGGCTCAGTCTCGGTTTCGAACAGGCGGATCAGGCCTTCTTGCCGGTGCTCGCCGTTGAGCACGACGAGTCCGCAGCCGAGACGTACGCCACCAATTTCGGCTGCGAGGTCTACGCTGGCCCGATCGAGGACCTGACGGAGTTCCCGGAGGCCCGGGTGATCGTCGGCGGACCCCCGTGCCAGGGTTTCTCGCCCCTCGGACGCGACCGGGACGCGGTCTCGCGGGCGCGCCTGAACGCGCTGTGGGAGCACTACCTCCGGGCCGTCCGCGACGTCGAGCCGGAGGCGTTCGTGGTCGAGAACGTGCCCGAGTTCCTCAAGAGCGCCGAGTTCCAGGTGCTGCTCCGGACCCTGGAGGAGGACCCGGCGTTCGCCGCGTACCACCCCCCGGCATTCGGCGTGCTCAACGCGGCCGACTACGGTGTTCCGCAGCTCCGAAGGCGGGGCGTCATGATCGTCTCGCGGGTCCGGGACCCTCGTCCGCTGTGGCCGCCGGCGCCGACACACAACCCCGCGACCTACGCAACGGTTCGCGAGGCGATCGGCGACCTCCCGCTCACCCCGACGAACGAGGATCTCCACTGGGGCCGCAACCCGAAGCCCTTCTCGATCGAGCGGTACCGGGCGGTGCCGGAAGGCGGGAACCGCTTCGACCTGGCGCGCAATCGGCCGGATCTGCTCCCGGACTGCTGGCGACGGAAGAAGAGCGGGACGACAGACGTGTTCGGCCGACTCTGGTGGGACCGCCCCGCCTTCACCATCCGCACGGAGTTCTTCAAGCCCGAGAAGGGGCGGTACCTGCACCCCCAAGCGGACCGTCCGATCACCCACCGGGAGGCCGCGCGCCTCCAGACGTTCCCGGACTCGTTCGCGTTCGTCGGCTCGAAGATCAGCGTCGCCCGACAGATCGGCAACGCTGTTCCACCCCTCTTGGCGCGCCGGATCGCCGAAGTCGTGGCCCAGGTGGTCAGTTCGGACATCGAGGCGAGCCTCGCCGCATGA
- a CDS encoding DUF3883 domain-containing protein, whose amino-acid sequence MPLVFAMNDESESDHVYDDRFGISYEYPQSRYQRLVRSGELFVYYRGRKKKGGGRQPQVYLGAGVVGPVRPSPREGRLVCEILDFQEFESPVPFKDAHGAHLEPNGGRKGYYRPGVRRISEDVYERILGLGGFPPAPSNAAEGLGTSGYADPGETREVEDYAVDVVTATLAARHPDAEIEVMARNNPGFDIHVRRGGEDSFVEVKGTRRPAALFHMSEGERLFSHAHAEDYSLFVVFGINLAARTHAGLVETPGPVAAPRVSLEPRQWVGEVVELPDE is encoded by the coding sequence ATGCCCCTGGTCTTCGCCATGAACGATGAGAGCGAGTCGGATCACGTTTACGACGACCGCTTCGGCATCTCCTACGAGTATCCGCAGTCTCGCTACCAACGGCTTGTCCGCAGCGGCGAGCTCTTCGTCTACTACCGTGGCCGCAAGAAGAAGGGTGGCGGGAGACAGCCGCAGGTGTACCTCGGAGCCGGGGTCGTCGGACCGGTGCGGCCCAGCCCTCGGGAAGGTCGGCTGGTCTGCGAGATCCTGGACTTCCAGGAGTTCGAGAGCCCGGTCCCCTTCAAGGACGCTCACGGCGCGCACCTGGAGCCCAACGGCGGCCGGAAGGGCTACTACCGACCGGGGGTCCGTCGGATCTCCGAGGACGTCTACGAGCGCATTCTCGGCTTGGGCGGGTTTCCGCCGGCGCCCAGCAATGCAGCCGAGGGGTTGGGGACGAGCGGTTACGCCGATCCTGGCGAGACCCGGGAGGTAGAGGACTACGCCGTGGACGTCGTGACCGCGACCTTGGCCGCCCGCCATCCGGACGCCGAGATCGAAGTCATGGCGCGCAACAACCCGGGCTTCGACATCCACGTCCGAAGGGGTGGCGAAGACTCGTTCGTCGAGGTCAAAGGAACCCGGCGCCCGGCGGCGCTGTTCCACATGAGCGAGGGCGAGCGCCTCTTCTCGCACGCCCACGCCGAGGACTACTCGCTCTTCGTGGTCTTTGGGATCAACTTGGCCGCGAGGACGCATGCAGGCCTGGTCGAGACCCCCGGGCCGGTGGCCGCCCCCCGGGTCAGCCTCGAACCGCGTCAGTGGGTGGGCGAGGTCGTCGAACTGCCGGATGAATAA
- a CDS encoding DUF998 domain-containing protein: MRPFTRFQTSAHAAIATGRAKRLGTLGGAIAPPMIVATTAGLTVASRDFLSAAGWSAVGRSEVEWPSLLMVGPRGELLSAAFAVSGVLVVGSGMALWQSDHQPRVRIIAALVVVAGAALSLVAFPPDAPGTSDAPSWQDRIHNVAYPVIPVAGLIGMAVALGGDRTRRRWRRMAGLSAATLVVALPGFALTFTDDLPQLGRYFLFGGLLAWVEGLALTGLPVGGARED; this comes from the coding sequence GTGCGCCCGTTCACTCGCTTCCAGACGTCGGCACATGCAGCTATCGCGACCGGCCGTGCGAAGAGACTGGGGACGCTCGGCGGCGCGATCGCGCCGCCGATGATCGTCGCCACGACCGCCGGCCTGACGGTCGCTAGCCGTGACTTTCTTTCTGCGGCGGGATGGTCAGCAGTAGGCCGCAGCGAGGTCGAGTGGCCGAGCTTGCTCATGGTCGGTCCCCGAGGTGAGCTCCTCAGCGCCGCGTTTGCTGTGAGCGGCGTCCTCGTCGTGGGTTCCGGCATGGCGCTCTGGCAGTCCGATCACCAGCCGCGCGTCCGGATCATCGCTGCCCTGGTGGTCGTTGCGGGCGCTGCGCTCAGCCTCGTGGCGTTCCCTCCCGACGCCCCGGGGACATCGGACGCCCCTTCATGGCAGGACCGAATACACAACGTCGCGTACCCAGTCATACCGGTCGCGGGCCTTATCGGCATGGCCGTAGCTCTCGGGGGCGATCGGACACGGCGCCGGTGGCGTCGGATGGCCGGGTTGTCGGCCGCAACGCTCGTAGTGGCGCTCCCCGGGTTCGCACTCACATTCACGGACGACCTTCCGCAACTCGGAAGATACTTCCTCTTCGGAGGTCTCCTGGCCTGGGTCGAGGGTCTGGCCCTGACCGGCTTGCCGGTCGGGGGCGCAAGAGAGGACTAG
- a CDS encoding CpaF family protein, translated as MSAAADPALVEHLRARAARDPRVVGQGLAPDDLADVVLDMLDEERRILPAAEREAVVQAVVDEALGLGPLEALLRDPGITEVMVCGPHRVFVERAGRLEPAATRFHDDAHLLHVIDRILAPLGRRVDEASPMVDARLPDGSRVNAIIPPLALDGPVLTVRRFAGRPLDGDDLVRLGTMDERMLATLRRAVRDRRNILVTGGTGSGKTTTLAALAGAIPARERVVTIEDAAELRIDLPHVVRLESRPPSLEGTGAVPIRALVRNALRMRPDRIVVGEVRGGEALDMLSAITIQDTTDLAGRRRRQFPEVLH; from the coding sequence GTGAGCGCGGCGGCGGACCCGGCGCTCGTCGAGCACCTGCGCGCCCGGGCGGCTCGCGATCCCCGGGTGGTGGGACAGGGGCTCGCGCCGGACGACCTGGCCGACGTCGTGCTCGACATGCTCGACGAGGAGCGCCGCATCCTGCCGGCCGCGGAGCGCGAGGCGGTCGTCCAGGCGGTGGTCGACGAAGCCCTCGGGCTGGGCCCGCTCGAGGCGCTGCTGCGCGACCCGGGGATCACGGAGGTGATGGTCTGCGGGCCGCACCGCGTCTTCGTGGAGCGCGCGGGGCGCCTCGAGCCGGCGGCGACCCGCTTCCACGACGACGCGCACCTGCTGCACGTCATCGACCGCATCCTCGCCCCGCTCGGCCGGCGGGTCGACGAGGCGAGCCCCATGGTGGACGCCCGCCTGCCGGACGGCTCGCGGGTCAACGCGATCATCCCGCCGCTCGCGCTGGACGGGCCGGTCCTCACCGTCCGGCGCTTCGCCGGCCGGCCGCTCGACGGCGACGACCTGGTGCGCCTGGGGACGATGGACGAGCGCATGCTCGCCACGCTGCGGCGCGCCGTCCGGGACCGGCGCAACATCCTCGTCACCGGCGGCACCGGCAGCGGCAAGACCACCACGCTGGCCGCCCTGGCGGGCGCCATCCCCGCCCGCGAGCGCGTGGTCACCATCGAGGACGCGGCGGAGCTGCGGATCGACCTGCCGCACGTCGTCCGCCTGGAGAGCCGCCCGCCGTCCCTCGAGGGCACGGGCGCCGTGCCCATCCGCGCGCTGGTGCGCAACGCCCTCCGCATGCGCCCCGACCGGATCGTCGTCGGGGAGGTGCGGGGCGGCGAGGCGCTGGACATGCTCTCCGCCATAACCATCCAGGACACCACTGATCTCGCTGGACGCCGGCGTCGCCAATTTCCCGAGGTTCTCCATTGA
- a CDS encoding AAA family ATPase, translated as MTGGATSGARLVAVLAASGGCGASLVAGGIAIAWSRTGAASWLVELDLDRGDLAEAWSLPEGPTVADLAVVADELEARHVRQAAHRHASGVWVVAAAPDAGGAWRPPALGRLADAARGAAGDGGRVAIDAGTGAGERAVAIAARADGVLVVCGATLQSARRARRVVEALRAAGAPAPGLVVARGAAPSEIGARALGRAIGATLVGELPWSAREASALGAGRWPGGRRRRLACAVEGLAGAVG; from the coding sequence GTGACCGGCGGCGCGACCTCCGGCGCGCGGCTCGTGGCGGTGCTCGCCGCCTCGGGCGGATGCGGCGCGAGCCTGGTCGCGGGCGGCATCGCGATCGCCTGGAGCCGGACCGGGGCGGCCTCCTGGCTGGTCGAGCTCGACCTCGACCGGGGCGACCTCGCCGAGGCCTGGTCGCTGCCGGAGGGCCCGACCGTGGCCGACCTCGCCGTGGTCGCCGACGAGCTCGAGGCGCGCCACGTCCGCCAGGCCGCCCACCGTCACGCCTCCGGCGTCTGGGTGGTGGCGGCGGCGCCGGACGCCGGCGGCGCCTGGCGGCCGCCCGCGCTGGGCCGGCTCGCCGACGCGGCGCGCGGCGCCGCCGGCGACGGCGGGCGGGTGGCGATCGACGCGGGGACGGGCGCCGGCGAGCGCGCGGTAGCGATCGCCGCGCGGGCGGACGGCGTCCTCGTCGTCTGCGGGGCCACCCTGCAGTCGGCCCGCAGGGCGCGCCGCGTCGTCGAGGCGCTCCGCGCCGCGGGGGCGCCCGCCCCCGGCCTCGTCGTCGCGCGCGGCGCGGCGCCGTCCGAGATCGGCGCCCGCGCCCTGGGCCGGGCGATCGGGGCGACGCTCGTCGGCGAGCTGCCCTGGTCCGCGCGCGAGGCGTCCGCCCTCGGCGCGGGCCGCTGGCCGGGTGGCCGGCGGCGGCGCCTCGCGTGCGCCGTCGAGGGGCTGGCGGGGGCGGTCGGGTGA
- the cpaB gene encoding Flp pilus assembly protein CpaB translates to MRRRLGGARPGGWLLLAGLVGLLAAAMTLRAGAGEPAAGGAVVVARQELRPGLLIDADVAATALVAVPAPAMPGVTGLAADPAALVGRTVAVPVAPGEPLTEAALGGAAGLGPRPLADGERAVSVPLTAAGGAAAGLLPGARVDVVASTGEGAAGRTAVVVADAEVLAVVEATAPDGLAQPAEALLRVSAAQALRITAAVNFAREVRLLARPAGEIDAPPAPRAVDAP, encoded by the coding sequence ATGAGGCGCCGTCTCGGCGGCGCCCGGCCGGGCGGCTGGCTGCTCCTCGCGGGCCTCGTCGGGCTGCTCGCGGCCGCGATGACGCTCCGCGCGGGCGCCGGGGAGCCCGCCGCCGGGGGCGCCGTGGTCGTCGCCCGGCAGGAGCTCCGCCCCGGCCTCCTCATCGACGCCGACGTCGCCGCCACGGCGCTCGTCGCCGTCCCCGCGCCCGCCATGCCGGGCGTCACGGGCCTCGCGGCCGATCCGGCCGCCCTCGTCGGGCGCACGGTCGCGGTGCCGGTCGCCCCCGGCGAGCCGCTCACCGAGGCGGCGCTTGGCGGCGCCGCGGGGCTCGGGCCGCGCCCGCTCGCGGACGGCGAGCGGGCGGTGTCCGTCCCGCTGACCGCCGCCGGCGGCGCCGCGGCCGGACTCCTGCCCGGTGCGCGGGTCGATGTGGTCGCGTCGACGGGCGAGGGGGCGGCCGGGCGCACGGCGGTCGTGGTGGCCGACGCGGAGGTGCTGGCCGTGGTCGAGGCGACCGCCCCCGACGGGCTGGCGCAGCCGGCCGAGGCGCTCCTGCGGGTGTCCGCGGCGCAGGCGCTGCGGATCACGGCGGCCGTGAACTTCGCCCGCGAGGTCCGCCTGCTCGCCCGCCCGGCCGGCGAGATCGACGCCCCGCCCGCGCCGCGGGCGGTCGACGCGCCGTGA
- a CDS encoding sensor histidine kinase, which translates to MPATTVHGFASPAPDAMARVVHDLHGPLTVIRGLCATLARDEARRDRRRAIELIDAEALRLADGLRAIARMEPAPRRPLPACDLGALVDEAAERFAGAAALRGIAVRVRAAVRPVSAAADRGDVERILDNLLANAVRHGREGGVITLALAVRGRRAEVRVRDDGDGVPPAYRERVFLPGERGSAPAGEGRGLGLAIARELAEAGGGRLTLDPVGAGACFRLALPLAPRGHDGPRAA; encoded by the coding sequence GTGCCCGCCACCACCGTCCACGGCTTCGCCTCGCCGGCGCCGGACGCCATGGCCCGCGTCGTCCACGACCTCCACGGGCCGCTCACCGTCATCCGGGGCCTGTGCGCCACGCTCGCGCGCGACGAGGCGCGCCGGGACCGGCGTCGCGCCATCGAGCTCATCGACGCCGAGGCCCTCCGGCTCGCCGACGGCCTGCGCGCCATCGCCAGGATGGAGCCGGCCCCGCGGCGGCCGCTGCCGGCCTGCGACCTCGGCGCCCTCGTGGACGAGGCCGCCGAGCGCTTCGCCGGCGCGGCCGCCCTGCGCGGGATCGCGGTGCGGGTCCGGGCGGCCGTCCGGCCGGTCAGCGCGGCGGCCGACCGCGGCGACGTCGAGCGCATCCTCGACAACCTGCTCGCGAACGCCGTGCGGCACGGCCGCGAGGGGGGCGTCATCACCCTCGCCCTCGCCGTCCGCGGGCGCCGGGCGGAGGTCCGCGTCCGCGACGACGGCGACGGCGTCCCGCCCGCCTACCGCGAGCGCGTCTTCCTGCCGGGCGAGCGCGGCAGCGCCCCGGCGGGGGAGGGGCGGGGGCTGGGGCTCGCGATCGCCCGCGAGCTCGCCGAGGCCGGAGGCGGGCGCCTCACCCTCGATCCGGTCGGCGCGGGCGCCTGCTTCCGGCTGGCGCTCCCGCTCGCCCCCCGCGGGCACGACGGGCCCCGCGCGGCATGA
- a CDS encoding winged helix-turn-helix domain-containing protein: protein MARRRYGTRSRIGCGQIKWKGKPFHYPEVLARVAALVRRARGATMRQELRVGALVIDRHARTATLGGRALELSGKEFALLEALAREPNRVMTKAELLRDVWGYRAAARTRTVDSHASRLRRKLADGAGGGRWVVNVWGIGYRLLPEEA from the coding sequence GTGGCACGTCGTCGGTACGGCACACGGAGCCGAATCGGGTGCGGCCAGATCAAGTGGAAGGGCAAGCCGTTCCACTACCCGGAGGTGCTCGCCCGCGTGGCGGCGCTCGTCCGGCGGGCGCGCGGCGCCACGATGCGCCAGGAGCTGCGGGTGGGCGCCCTCGTCATCGACCGCCACGCGCGCACGGCGACGCTCGGCGGACGCGCCCTCGAGCTGTCGGGCAAGGAGTTCGCCCTGCTGGAGGCCCTGGCCAGGGAGCCGAACCGCGTGATGACCAAGGCGGAGCTGCTGCGCGACGTCTGGGGCTATCGCGCCGCCGCGCGCACCCGCACGGTCGACAGCCACGCCAGCCGCCTGCGCCGCAAGCTCGCCGACGGCGCGGGCGGCGGCCGGTGGGTCGTCAACGTCTGGGGCATCGGCTACCGGCTGCTGCCCGAGGAGGCCTGA
- a CDS encoding PD-(D/E)XK nuclease family protein: MITHGTRTTHVHFSKSAYARFRDCPQRYAYEKVERREPDVEDDPSPAALIGSAGHEAIAAILRADCDPATDERAADIGRAVLSEYALAPRRIEALVEPIVLAAQLAFARRGRIEYVESLVKMLRVPDATVWGKFDAVVVGGTAAPIEVIDWTFGRARASRSTDLLGDMGTMIYRLIAGDLFPNAAVRPIVVTQVAIAETLVPISIEMTNADVVNSWNQVKAAIDEIRLAIDTADFPPRPGNHCAFCPYRESCHASAPGSKLDEVPL, encoded by the coding sequence ATGATCACGCACGGAACACGAACCACCCACGTCCACTTCTCGAAGTCGGCGTACGCCCGGTTCCGCGACTGCCCCCAGCGCTACGCCTACGAGAAGGTCGAGCGCCGCGAGCCCGACGTCGAGGACGATCCCAGCCCGGCAGCACTGATCGGCAGCGCCGGCCATGAGGCGATCGCCGCGATCTTGCGGGCCGATTGCGACCCGGCGACCGACGAGCGGGCGGCGGACATCGGGCGCGCCGTTCTCAGCGAATATGCGCTTGCGCCGCGCCGCATCGAGGCTTTGGTCGAGCCGATCGTCCTCGCCGCGCAGTTGGCCTTCGCCCGCCGCGGCCGGATCGAGTACGTCGAGTCCCTCGTGAAGATGCTGCGCGTGCCCGATGCCACGGTGTGGGGCAAGTTCGACGCCGTCGTGGTCGGCGGCACCGCAGCGCCCATCGAGGTGATCGACTGGACGTTCGGTCGCGCCCGCGCCAGCCGGTCCACTGACCTCCTCGGCGACATGGGCACGATGATCTACCGACTCATCGCCGGGGACCTTTTCCCGAACGCAGCGGTGAGGCCCATCGTCGTGACCCAGGTCGCCATCGCTGAGACTTTGGTTCCGATCTCAATCGAGATGACGAACGCCGACGTGGTGAACTCGTGGAATCAGGTCAAGGCGGCCATCGACGAGATCCGGCTCGCCATCGACACGGCCGACTTCCCGCCGCGACCGGGCAACCACTGCGCTTTCTGCCCGTACCGCGAGTCGTGCCACGCGAGCGCGCCGGGCTCGAAGCTCGACGAGGTGCCGCTGTGA